A part of Blastopirellula marina genomic DNA contains:
- the hisB gene encoding imidazoleglycerol-phosphate dehydratase HisB, with amino-acid sequence MTRIAKIERDTTETQIKLELNLDGSGNFSGSTGVGFFDHMLQLFTRHGCFDLNVDVSGDLHVDQHHTVEDTGICIGQAIRQAIGDKKGIRRYGHFTLPMEETLCSTVWDLSGRYFLVFNAPFTTEKIGEFDTELVEDFWQALAANALCNFHVNIHYGRNNHHIAEAIFKCAARSLRMAVEHDPRSPGVPSTKGTLNG; translated from the coding sequence ATGACTCGCATCGCCAAAATCGAACGTGATACGACCGAAACGCAAATCAAGCTCGAGCTGAATCTCGACGGCTCCGGTAATTTCTCCGGTTCAACTGGTGTCGGGTTTTTCGATCACATGCTGCAGCTCTTCACGCGGCATGGTTGTTTTGATCTCAACGTCGACGTTTCCGGCGATTTGCATGTCGATCAGCATCACACCGTCGAAGACACTGGTATCTGCATTGGTCAGGCGATCCGCCAGGCGATTGGCGACAAAAAGGGAATCCGACGCTATGGTCACTTCACTTTGCCAATGGAAGAGACTTTGTGCAGCACCGTTTGGGATTTGAGCGGACGCTACTTCTTGGTTTTCAATGCGCCGTTCACCACCGAGAAGATCGGTGAATTCGATACGGAACTGGTCGAAGACTTTTGGCAGGCGCTGGCCGCCAACGCGTTGTGCAACTTCCACGTTAACATCCATTACGGACGTAACAACCATCACATCGCCGAGGCCATCTTCAAGTGCGCCGCTCGCAGCTTGCGAATGGCGGTCGAGCACGATCCTCGGTCTCCCGGTGTGCCTAGTACCAAAGGAACCCTCAACGGGTAG
- the hisC gene encoding histidinol-phosphate transaminase yields MGYFRPEIEAIAGYTPGEQPQGGKFIKLNTNENPYPASPKVAEAIRQRLDQGLEKYPDPVGTAFRMRAADVLGVEPDWIMCGNGSDDILTILTRAFVGAGQWLRLPTPSYILYKTLAEIQGADSEEIRFNDDWTLPQSFGTASNHLKLAFLPNPNSPSGTVVPKQQLREIADSLPCPLLIDEAYADFADDNCIDLVRENEKIMVARTLSKSYALAGLRFGFIVAQPQIIEQLMKVKDSYNCDALSLAGALAAIDDQKWVAENKAKVVATRGRMTGRLREMGFTVPDSQSNFVWATRPNVKLKPVYEFLKQNHVLIRYMQYPGIVEGIRISVGTDGQTDVCLDLIEQYFQQNP; encoded by the coding sequence ATGGGTTACTTTCGTCCCGAGATCGAAGCGATTGCCGGCTATACACCGGGCGAACAACCGCAAGGCGGGAAGTTCATCAAACTGAACACCAATGAGAATCCTTATCCCGCATCGCCGAAGGTGGCCGAGGCGATTCGTCAGCGGCTGGATCAAGGGCTCGAAAAATATCCTGATCCGGTAGGTACCGCGTTCCGTATGCGTGCTGCGGATGTATTGGGGGTCGAGCCTGATTGGATTATGTGTGGAAACGGATCAGACGATATTCTGACGATCCTCACTCGGGCGTTTGTCGGGGCAGGGCAGTGGCTTCGATTGCCGACTCCCAGCTACATCCTTTACAAGACGCTGGCCGAAATCCAAGGGGCGGACAGCGAAGAGATCCGCTTCAACGACGATTGGACGCTGCCTCAATCGTTTGGTACCGCCAGTAATCATTTGAAACTTGCCTTCCTTCCGAATCCGAATAGCCCGAGTGGTACCGTGGTACCGAAGCAGCAGCTGCGCGAGATCGCGGATTCGCTTCCTTGTCCTCTCTTGATCGACGAAGCCTACGCCGATTTCGCCGACGACAACTGCATTGATCTGGTCCGTGAGAACGAAAAGATCATGGTTGCCCGAACGCTAAGCAAGTCGTACGCCCTTGCTGGATTGCGTTTTGGTTTCATCGTCGCCCAGCCGCAAATCATCGAACAATTGATGAAGGTCAAAGACAGCTACAACTGCGATGCCCTTTCCTTGGCTGGAGCGTTGGCTGCGATTGATGATCAAAAGTGGGTCGCCGAGAACAAAGCGAAAGTGGTTGCGACGCGGGGACGCATGACGGGACGCTTGCGAGAAATGGGTTTCACGGTACCCGATTCGCAGTCGAATTTCGTCTGGGCGACACGACCAAACGTCAAACTCAAACCTGTTTACGAATTCCTCAAGCAGAATCACGTGTTGATCAGATACATGCAGTATCCTGGCATTGTCGAGGGTATTCGCATTTCGGTTGGTACCGACGGGCAGACCGACGTTTGTCTTGATCTGATCGAACAGTATTTCCAGCAGAATCCGTAA
- the hisD gene encoding histidinol dehydrogenase yields MDLKSKIARIDTRHDDVESQLQQVRNKLSPKGDVVSEAGRRRTIEVFGEPLSPQQVVERICADVERRGLAAVLEYGQKLDGKQLYASTIRVSDEELRLAHEAADPKFLETIRAIRENILRFQTAILHKDVEVPIEHGGKLRQRYAPLKRVGICVPGGAAAYPSTVLMTAVPALAAGVEELVVIAPPTPFGSYNLDLLATCVEIGVKEVYRVGGAQGVAALAYGVEGIPQVQKIVGPGNLFVALAKKHVFGDVDIDSIAGPSEVVVVADTTATPQYIAADMLAQAEHSPGSSVLISWDEALIDAALTELEKQVAVLERCDLTVQSLIDFGAVILTRDEDEACRIATDLAPEHLHIATKDSEATAEKILTAGATFLGNFTPVAVGDYAAGPSHVLPTGATAHWASGLSANDFLRSRSVLHFTEAGLKEIAPLVTTLADKEGLTAHKRSVTIRTETENG; encoded by the coding sequence ATGGACCTGAAGTCGAAAATCGCCCGGATCGATACCCGGCACGACGACGTCGAGTCGCAACTGCAGCAAGTACGAAACAAGCTGAGCCCCAAGGGGGATGTGGTCAGCGAAGCTGGTCGACGACGAACGATCGAAGTATTCGGCGAACCTCTTTCGCCGCAGCAAGTTGTCGAGCGGATTTGTGCGGATGTCGAACGACGTGGCTTAGCAGCCGTCCTCGAATATGGTCAGAAGCTGGACGGAAAGCAGTTGTATGCTTCGACCATTCGAGTCTCCGACGAGGAGTTGCGTCTGGCCCACGAAGCGGCCGATCCGAAGTTTCTCGAGACAATCCGGGCAATTCGGGAAAACATCCTCCGGTTTCAAACGGCAATCCTGCACAAAGATGTTGAGGTTCCAATCGAGCATGGCGGAAAGCTTCGTCAACGCTATGCTCCTTTGAAACGTGTTGGAATTTGTGTCCCCGGCGGAGCGGCCGCCTATCCCTCGACGGTCCTGATGACGGCCGTTCCGGCGTTGGCTGCCGGAGTGGAAGAACTTGTCGTGATCGCGCCGCCAACACCGTTTGGGAGTTACAACCTCGATTTGCTGGCAACCTGTGTCGAAATCGGCGTGAAAGAGGTCTATCGCGTTGGCGGTGCTCAAGGGGTTGCCGCTTTGGCATACGGGGTGGAAGGAATTCCGCAAGTTCAGAAGATTGTTGGCCCAGGCAACTTGTTTGTAGCTCTGGCGAAGAAACATGTGTTCGGCGACGTCGATATCGATTCGATCGCCGGGCCAAGCGAAGTGGTTGTTGTCGCCGATACCACTGCCACACCGCAATACATTGCTGCCGACATGTTGGCTCAGGCCGAACATTCTCCAGGTAGCAGCGTCCTTATCTCTTGGGACGAAGCGTTGATCGACGCCGCACTGACCGAACTCGAAAAGCAGGTGGCCGTGCTCGAGAGATGCGACTTAACGGTACAAAGTCTGATCGACTTTGGGGCGGTCATTTTGACGCGCGACGAAGACGAAGCCTGTCGGATTGCGACCGATTTGGCCCCTGAGCATTTGCACATTGCCACGAAAGACAGCGAAGCAACCGCCGAGAAGATCTTGACTGCGGGAGCAACTTTCCTGGGGAACTTTACTCCTGTGGCAGTTGGTGACTACGCGGCCGGGCCTTCGCATGTCTTGCCAACCGGGGCGACGGCCCACTGGGCCAGCGGTTTGTCGGCAAACGACTTTTTGCGTTCACGAAGCGTCCTTCATTTCACCGAAGCAGGGCTGAAAGAAATCGCCCCGCTTGTCACCACGCTGGCCGATAAAGAGGGGCTGACGGCTCATAAGCGTAGCGTGACGATTCGCACCGAAACAGAGAACGGTTAG